A stretch of the Lactuca sativa cultivar Salinas chromosome 9, Lsat_Salinas_v11, whole genome shotgun sequence genome encodes the following:
- the LOC128129170 gene encoding proline--tRNA ligase, cytoplasmic-like, protein MAGGKGDKPANANKSNAAANPSKGRKKETGLGLTNTKDGNFGEWYSEVVTNGEMIEYYNISGCYILRPWAMSIWEIMQVSITIYIHAEIKKMKIKTCYFPLFVSNNVLQKEKDHIQGFAPEVAWVTRSGDSELEIPIAIRPTSETVMYPYFSKWIRGHRDLPLKLNQWCNVVRWEFSNPTPFIR, encoded by the exons ATGGCTGGTGGTAAAGGAGACAAGCCTGCTAATGCCAACAAATCTAATGCAGCTGCAAACCCTAGCA AGGGAAGGAAGAAGGAGACTGGTCTAGGTCTTACTAATACTAAAGATGGCAACTTTGGTGAATGGTATTCTGAG GTTGTTACAAATGGTGAAATGatagaatattataatatatcTGGCTGTTATATCCTCCGACCATGGGCAATGTCTATTTGGGAGATAATGCAAGTAAGCATAACTATTT ACATACATGcagaaatcaagaagatgaagattAAAACTTGTTACTTCCCACTTTTTGTATCCAACAACGTTCTACAAAAAGAGAAGGATCACATACAGGGTTTTGCTCCTgag GTTGCATGGGTGACAAGATCAGGGGACTCTGAATTGGAAATTCCAATTGCAATTAGACCAACAAGTGAAACAGTGATGTATCCGTATTTCTCAAAATGGATCAGGGGACACCGTGACTTACCCTTGAAACTTAACCAATGGTGTAATGTTGTTCGATGGGAATTTAGTAATCCTACTCCATTCATCAGGTAG
- the LOC111912697 gene encoding LOW QUALITY PROTEIN: proline--tRNA ligase, cytoplasmic (The sequence of the model RefSeq protein was modified relative to this genomic sequence to represent the inferred CDS: substituted 2 bases at 2 genomic stop codons) has translation MIINFLFVLYYYYTLILVVEILELYRRLYEEYLAVPVVKGKKSEMEKFAGGLYTTSVEAFIPHSGRGVQGATSHCLGQNFAKMFEIKFEDEKGEKAMVWQNSWAYSTRTIGVMVMVHGDDKGLVLPPKVAGVQVIVIHLPYSDADVDALVNASLETVKALCDVGIRAEADLRENYKPGWKYAHWEMKGVPLRIEIGPRDIAKNQLHXLRXNNVFVFTFQVCVARRDNGKKIDIPMDDLVDKVKGLLDDVQQNMFEVAKQKRDACVQVIKTWDEFIVALAQKKLILAPWCDEEEVEKDVKTKTKGETGAAKTLCSPFEQPELPKGTLCFASGKPAKKWTYWGRSY, from the exons atgataataAACTTTCTGTT TgtattatactattattatacaCTGATATTG GTTGTTGAAATTCTTGAACTGTATAGACGGCTATACGAAGAGTACTTAGCTGTGCCTGTGGTGAAAGGGAAAAAAAGTGAGATGGAGAAGTTTGCCGGTGGACTTTATACCACCAGTGTTGAG GCGTTTATTCCACATAGTGGGCGTGGTGTACAAGGTGCGACTTCCCACTGCTTAGGCCAGAATTTTGCAAAAATGTTTGAAATAAAATTCGAAGATGAAAAGGGAGAAAAAGCCATGGTTTGGCAGAATTCTTGGGCATATAGTACTCGAaca ATAGGGGTGATGGTGATGGTTCATGGTGATGATAAAGGACTGGTGTTGCCTCCTAAAGTTGCGGGAGTACAAGTGATTGTGATTCATTTGCCTTACAGTGATGCCGACGTTGATGCATTAGTGAATGCAAGTTTGGAGACTGTGAAAGCTTTATGTGATGTAGGAATTCGTGCTGAAGCTGACTTAAGGGAGAATTATAAACCAGGTTGGAAGTATGCTCATTGGGAAATGAAAGGTGTTCCTTTGAGGATTGAAATTGGACCCAGGGACATTGCTAAAAATCAG TTGCACTAATTACGATAAAATAATGTGTTTGTTTTCACTTTTCAGGTGTGTGTGGCTCGTCGTGACAATGGAAAAAAAATTGATATTCCAATGGATGATTTGGTTGATAAAGTAAAGGGTTTGTTGGATGATGTTCAACAAAACATGTTTGAAGTCGCTAAGCAAAAACGAGATGCTTGTGTTCAAGTTATAAAAACTTGGGATGAGTTTATCGTTGCATTAGcccaaaagaaattgattttggcTCCATGGTGTGATGAAGAG GAAGTCGAGAAAGATGTGAAAACAAAGACAAAAGGGGAGACAGGAGCAGCTAAGACACTTTGTTCTCCATTTGAGCAGCCCGAGCTGCCCAAAG GTACATTGTGCTTTGCGTCAGGAAAACCTGCCAAGAAATGGACGTACTGGGGACGAAGCTATTAA